One bacterium genomic window carries:
- a CDS encoding GspH/FimT family pseudopilin codes for MNRLEHGYTLLEALSIVAIFGFVAALSLPQGIAILQTYKLKAGTQQVATAIQFTRAKAVSENFQCTFSNFLSSGVQKFQITGGEDDHNDGLNPWEDRNGNGVEDTITFIPQELPTGVKVVSTLNGISAVPVTGNPTSSTSSLVFTPLGVPKLSNAAAAIYLQNQKSENMAITVDLSGRVQTWKHSGTSWVAM; via the coding sequence ATGAATCGGTTAGAACATGGATACACGTTGTTGGAAGCATTATCAATTGTGGCTATTTTCGGATTCGTGGCTGCATTGTCGCTTCCACAAGGCATCGCCATTCTTCAAACTTACAAACTGAAAGCAGGGACTCAACAAGTAGCTACGGCTATTCAATTCACGAGAGCAAAAGCGGTCTCTGAGAACTTTCAATGCACTTTTAGCAATTTTCTATCCAGTGGCGTCCAGAAATTTCAAATTACTGGCGGTGAGGACGATCACAATGATGGATTGAATCCTTGGGAAGACCGCAATGGAAATGGTGTGGAAGATACGATCACTTTCATTCCCCAGGAATTACCCACTGGCGTGAAAGTAGTCTCCACTCTAAATGGAATCTCAGCTGTTCCAGTAACCGGAAATCCAACTTCCAGCACCTCGTCTCTTGTTTTTACTCCGCTGGGAGTTCCAAAACTATCTAACGCCGCGGCGGCGATTTATCTGCAAAATCAAAAGTCCGAAAACATGGCAATTACAGTTGATTTATCAGGCAGGGTTCAGACCTGGAAACACAGCGGCACATCATGGGTAGCGATGTAG
- a CDS encoding prepilin-type N-terminal cleavage/methylation domain-containing protein: MSQTQKGFTLAELMVSVTLMLIVLIGAYQFMVASARIYRSEDELLALDQQARVAMDVLVRALRQAGSDPMQTAFDPGTTDSYPIPMAKQYAVRILADLPQDTMNDAGVAGADGDSFDSFDTNGDNLWSDDENENGDGMLLPTYPDPDEDVTFFLSPSDSSYVPTGSGPWTLVKRVRNSSGGYTDQPLASNIITSTGNIGLEFRYCLRHLAGVHNSDTIPVSFATRWAGVSGTGVATNASTYTTFGTLRVINRVLIRLTMRSANRDRQTKEYGYITLESDVDIRTQP, encoded by the coding sequence ATGTCTCAAACACAAAAAGGATTTACGCTGGCCGAGCTTATGGTCTCGGTGACCTTGATGCTGATCGTTTTAATCGGTGCCTATCAGTTTATGGTGGCCAGCGCCAGAATCTATCGTTCTGAGGATGAGTTGCTTGCATTGGATCAGCAGGCGAGGGTTGCCATGGATGTGTTGGTACGGGCGCTGCGCCAGGCGGGGAGCGATCCAATGCAAACAGCTTTTGATCCCGGCACCACCGATTCCTATCCGATTCCCATGGCAAAACAGTACGCCGTTCGAATTCTTGCTGATCTGCCACAGGATACGATGAATGACGCAGGTGTTGCCGGAGCAGATGGAGACAGTTTCGATAGTTTTGATACGAACGGCGACAATCTATGGAGCGACGATGAAAATGAAAACGGCGATGGGATGCTGCTCCCTACCTATCCGGATCCGGATGAAGATGTAACGTTTTTCCTTTCCCCATCCGACAGTTCCTATGTTCCAACAGGATCGGGTCCCTGGACGCTTGTGAAACGCGTCAGAAATAGCTCAGGGGGATACACCGACCAGCCTCTGGCATCGAACATCATAACTTCAACCGGCAACATTGGCCTTGAATTTCGATATTGTCTTCGACATTTGGCGGGCGTGCATAACTCAGACACCATCCCCGTATCTTTTGCTACGCGATGGGCCGGCGTCAGTGGGACGGGTGTGGCTACGAATGCAAGCACTTATACAACGTTTGGTACTCTGCGTGTAATCAACCGTGTTCTTATTCGTTTGACCATGCGTTCCGCGAACCGGGACCGGCAGACTAAGGAATACGGCTACATCACTCTTGAGTCAGATGTTGACATCCGCACGCAGCCTTGA
- a CDS encoding pilus assembly PilX N-terminal domain-containing protein has protein sequence MHLVKYEKGSSLIVVILVVSLLALMGLGLVMNTITDRAVARNMSATNKALFSAETGLERLNEMFEFDFAYDRTGFSETRGWSNVWLLVEPGTAGADTTDTTGQCTQHNPKHDVGLPGISFFHIDDPTLDDDLDGNFQNDVDTDGDGIVDITKPYFLNPNIPGATGTIGASGETSTSKLNRWRILVRNIKEAPNAAYVSHNNVSILVLGISEDYGTGFSGQQNEGSVVNGTRLIEQGLTAEPVSIWNNVCFLGITNSELLGTMKYYGSVHMINGQYGTNVLEMSGNVGVFNYYRNAASGLTENPPCCNNGPDASLTNLLAGLPTTRTGVPTLNAKMRIKNGDILIEGSATIGCANDTTRPGKETLDELLTNGTYADADNLHFDRYSVYDVHEDFMDRIQFPDTISNSQKYYDMPRGKTYANYQAYLVGNPDAAAAEDYGALALDLTTINPLNLSTGTLPWVFSTENSAATQESVMLLTNLLSGTGSDTRGGGNANASYITGRSMNWLTRNLASNDNPQGSPLTGGNGTIIYFGFDRYDAATSHEPVIGYQIAGGTLQWVRGGPTGSGTPITLPDQLVNHNGAYFVVKVARYSITQTLVNAIVYIPRDATVSAKFTNFLFHPGSAGTPDEQAAWDAQFSLAPVSGSHKGMIRFMNDFLDVPAQSATINDDVDIDPTTWGLPALSAANSYTYPFLTDSMSGDEMTKSAIIGSGIVLLSGPVYFDTSGSGSGDGTGIDYDGRLSIMVPSWAPTAPVLANPANDSGNNQIFIRTFIYPKTQFPCNDALSLISSGDIDASPNPAQKREALVLYARNKYVVGKQTDLAGSAVAYTYIQGGGSGNPNYLQVPAMNTCMPDFLPGKDPITFTRPTTWMER, from the coding sequence ATGCACTTGGTCAAATACGAAAAGGGATCTTCATTGATCGTGGTGATCCTGGTTGTGTCCCTTTTGGCTTTGATGGGTTTGGGATTGGTAATGAATACGATCACCGATCGCGCTGTGGCCCGTAATATGTCGGCGACCAATAAAGCCCTATTTTCAGCGGAAACAGGCCTGGAGAGATTGAACGAGATGTTCGAGTTTGATTTTGCATATGATCGCACAGGCTTTTCAGAGACGAGAGGTTGGTCGAACGTATGGCTGCTCGTAGAACCGGGCACAGCCGGGGCAGACACTACCGATACAACCGGGCAGTGTACACAGCATAATCCAAAACACGATGTGGGACTTCCGGGCATTTCCTTTTTCCACATTGATGATCCAACGCTGGATGATGATTTAGATGGCAATTTTCAAAATGATGTCGATACGGATGGTGATGGGATTGTTGACATCACCAAGCCTTACTTTTTAAACCCTAACATTCCCGGTGCCACTGGAACCATTGGGGCTTCCGGTGAAACATCCACCAGCAAGCTCAATCGCTGGAGAATTCTCGTCAGGAATATCAAAGAAGCGCCGAATGCTGCTTACGTTTCCCATAATAACGTTAGTATCCTTGTCCTGGGAATATCGGAGGATTACGGCACCGGTTTCTCAGGCCAGCAGAATGAAGGGTCGGTTGTGAATGGGACCAGATTAATCGAGCAAGGTCTGACAGCCGAGCCGGTTTCTATTTGGAACAATGTCTGCTTTCTTGGAATCACAAACTCCGAACTGCTAGGGACAATGAAATATTATGGTTCCGTCCATATGATTAACGGCCAATACGGTACTAACGTATTAGAAATGAGTGGCAATGTGGGTGTTTTTAATTACTACCGAAATGCGGCCAGCGGATTAACGGAAAATCCACCTTGCTGCAACAATGGACCCGATGCGTCGCTGACAAACCTCCTTGCTGGTTTGCCAACGACACGAACGGGAGTTCCGACATTGAATGCCAAGATGCGTATCAAGAATGGGGATATTCTCATTGAAGGAAGCGCGACGATCGGTTGTGCGAATGACACCACACGCCCGGGCAAGGAAACCCTGGATGAGCTTTTGACGAACGGAACTTATGCAGATGCTGACAACTTACACTTTGATCGTTATTCGGTTTATGACGTACACGAAGATTTCATGGATCGAATTCAGTTTCCAGACACCATTAGCAATAGTCAGAAGTATTACGATATGCCGCGCGGTAAGACTTATGCCAATTACCAGGCGTATCTTGTCGGAAATCCGGACGCGGCGGCGGCAGAGGATTACGGAGCGCTGGCTCTAGACTTGACCACGATCAATCCGTTAAATCTAAGCACGGGAACACTTCCATGGGTTTTTTCAACTGAGAATTCTGCAGCAACCCAGGAGTCAGTGATGCTCCTGACTAATCTATTATCAGGAACGGGCAGCGACACTCGGGGAGGCGGGAACGCGAACGCAAGCTATATCACCGGTAGAAGCATGAATTGGTTAACCCGAAACCTTGCTTCCAACGATAATCCACAAGGTTCCCCGTTGACTGGCGGAAATGGCACGATCATCTATTTTGGTTTTGACCGCTACGACGCAGCAACCAGCCATGAGCCTGTTATTGGATACCAGATTGCCGGTGGCACACTTCAATGGGTCCGCGGAGGACCGACCGGATCAGGCACTCCGATCACGCTGCCCGATCAACTGGTCAATCACAATGGAGCATACTTTGTTGTCAAGGTAGCTAGATATTCGATCACCCAGACACTGGTAAATGCAATCGTGTACATCCCTCGAGACGCCACAGTCAGTGCAAAATTTACAAATTTCCTGTTCCATCCGGGTTCCGCCGGTACACCTGATGAGCAGGCTGCTTGGGATGCTCAATTCAGCCTGGCTCCGGTCAGCGGAAGTCACAAAGGCATGATTCGTTTCATGAACGATTTTCTGGATGTCCCGGCTCAAAGCGCCACGATTAACGATGATGTCGACATTGATCCAACTACCTGGGGACTCCCTGCTCTTTCAGCGGCGAATAGCTACACATATCCTTTTCTTACCGACTCGATGAGCGGCGATGAAATGACCAAATCAGCGATTATCGGTTCGGGAATCGTATTACTTTCCGGGCCCGTGTATTTCGACACCTCCGGAAGTGGAAGCGGTGATGGAACAGGGATTGATTACGATGGACGCCTGTCTATCATGGTTCCTTCCTGGGCGCCTACAGCCCCTGTCCTGGCGAATCCAGCGAATGATTCGGGGAATAATCAGATTTTCATCCGAACTTTTATCTATCCGAAGACACAGTTTCCTTGCAATGATGCGCTTTCTCTGATTTCATCCGGGGATATTGATGCCTCACCTAATCCGGCACAAAAGCGTGAAGCCCTCGTCCTTTATGCTCGAAATAAGTACGTCGTGGGTAAGCAAACAGACCTTGCAGGATCTGCTGTCGCCTATACGTATATTCAAGGTGGCGGAAGCGGAAACCCGAACTATTTGCAGGTCCCGGCGATGAATACCTGCATGCCGGATTTCTTACCGGGCAAGGACCCGATTACATTCACCCGTCCCACAACCTGGATGGAACGGTAG
- a CDS encoding EAL domain-containing protein: MKKILLIEDEEFVRGAISQLLRNMNYETLEADNGAVGLQLACEQKPDLVLCDVNMPEMDGHSVLKGLRSNPLTSSTPFIFLTGQGEKEDLRRGMNSGADDYLTKPITMEELRNAISVRLNRRAEIAQHYTHELQLAEEKMKRLIYYDTLTDLPNRMMISDMMQEMLKSGSPELAVLCLTLDRFKQVNDGLGYYEGDVMLTLLAERLRKCLRHENIIARISQDEFAILVKGNRKSAEQFATRLLHCIEKPFALNSYEVYLTASIGVALYQDDGNQIDQLLKKACTAAEHARRNGGNQYVFSSNCLDLSSAENLVMENELRLAMERSEMDVHYQPQIDVKTGQIVGAESLMRWCHPIKGMISPMKFIPVAEDSGLILPLGEWILSMACAHLKRWRKESNSRFRVAVNLSGCQFKRPDIGERLMAILRGSGVDPRDLELEITESVLIQNPETALNRLKELKTLGVQISLDDFGTGYSSFTYLKQFPFDTVKIDRSFISGVDRDSKNGAIVTAIIQMARSLNLKIIAEGVETQQEYEFLKLHGCDEVQGYLFSPPVPSVKFHELFGQSYFVPRPEEVRH; this comes from the coding sequence ATGAAGAAGATATTGTTGATAGAAGATGAAGAATTCGTTCGCGGCGCCATATCACAGCTTCTGAGGAATATGAACTATGAAACGCTTGAAGCGGATAACGGCGCTGTAGGGCTTCAACTCGCGTGCGAACAGAAACCGGACCTGGTGCTCTGTGACGTGAACATGCCGGAAATGGATGGGCATTCCGTTTTGAAAGGCTTGAGGAGCAATCCCTTAACCAGCTCGACCCCTTTCATATTCTTAACCGGTCAGGGAGAGAAGGAAGATCTCCGGAGAGGAATGAATTCGGGCGCCGACGACTATCTCACAAAGCCAATCACGATGGAAGAATTGCGAAACGCAATTTCCGTGCGCCTGAACCGCCGGGCGGAAATTGCTCAGCACTATACGCATGAGCTGCAGTTGGCCGAAGAGAAAATGAAACGCCTCATTTATTACGATACGCTCACCGATCTTCCGAATCGAATGATGATTTCCGACATGATGCAGGAAATGCTGAAAAGCGGATCGCCTGAACTGGCTGTTCTTTGCTTAACGTTGGATCGCTTTAAACAGGTGAATGATGGTCTCGGTTATTACGAAGGTGACGTGATGTTAACGTTGCTGGCGGAAAGGCTCCGGAAATGCCTTCGTCATGAAAATATCATTGCTAGGATTTCACAAGATGAATTTGCAATTCTGGTCAAGGGAAACAGAAAGAGTGCCGAGCAATTTGCAACACGTTTGCTTCATTGCATTGAAAAACCGTTCGCATTGAACTCGTATGAGGTCTATTTGACCGCCAGCATAGGTGTGGCGCTGTATCAAGACGATGGAAATCAAATTGATCAGCTATTGAAAAAAGCTTGCACCGCGGCGGAACATGCCAGGCGAAATGGAGGAAATCAATACGTGTTTAGTTCAAACTGTCTCGATCTGAGCTCCGCTGAAAATCTTGTAATGGAAAATGAGCTGCGTCTTGCGATGGAACGATCAGAAATGGACGTTCATTATCAACCACAGATCGATGTAAAAACCGGTCAGATTGTTGGGGCCGAATCTTTGATGCGCTGGTGCCATCCAATCAAAGGGATGATTTCTCCCATGAAATTCATTCCGGTAGCGGAAGATTCAGGTTTGATTTTGCCTTTGGGCGAATGGATCCTCAGCATGGCATGCGCACACCTGAAACGGTGGAGAAAAGAAAGCAATTCGAGGTTCCGGGTGGCGGTAAACCTTTCGGGTTGCCAGTTTAAACGTCCCGACATCGGTGAACGACTTATGGCCATTCTGCGCGGATCCGGCGTCGATCCTCGCGATCTGGAACTGGAAATAACGGAATCTGTTTTGATTCAGAATCCTGAGACAGCCCTGAACAGGTTAAAAGAGTTGAAAACTCTCGGCGTTCAAATTTCGCTGGACGATTTTGGAACAGGCTATTCCTCTTTTACTTACCTCAAGCAATTTCCATTTGACACAGTGAAGATTGACCGGTCCTTCATTTCCGGCGTTGACCGCGATTCAAAAAATGGAGCTATCGTAACTGCGATTATTCAGATGGCTCGCAGCCTGAATCTGAAAATCATTGCGGAAGGAGTGGAAACTCAACAGGAATATGAATTTTTGAAGTTGCACGGCTGCGATGAGGTCCAGGGTTATCTTTTCAGTCCACCGGTGCCCTCCGTAAAATTTCACGAATTGTTCGGCCAATCTTATTTTGTCCCTCGACCAGAGGAGGTAAGGCACTGA
- a CDS encoding type IV pilus twitching motility protein PilT gives MATINNFLKYAVNMGASDLHLSSGSAPLIRINGELRSLKWNVLDAKETLQLIGEVLSPEQQKIFSRQLDLDFCYEAPNIGTFRANILKQRNGIDAVFRIIPTTIRPLEELGLPRIVKDLTHLHHGLILVTGSAGNGKSTTLAAMIDYINSKRRLHIVTIEDPIEFVHSSKLANVSQREVKLHTEDFSTALRASLREDPDVILIGELRDLETISLAITAAETGHLVFGTLHTRTAAKTVDRLIDVYPANQQNQIRTQLADAIRGVISQQLIPRADGKGRVMAYEVLVATPAVASLIREGKTFQIPTLMQIGAKEGMCMMDQCLARLLAEKVITEEEALYRAENKKLVLPAQKGTNGGKNG, from the coding sequence ATGGCCACAATCAACAATTTTCTAAAATACGCTGTAAACATGGGTGCGTCCGATTTGCACCTTTCTTCCGGTTCGGCTCCGCTCATCAGAATCAACGGTGAGCTCAGAAGCCTGAAATGGAATGTTCTGGATGCGAAAGAAACGCTGCAACTCATCGGCGAAGTTCTGAGTCCTGAACAACAGAAGATATTCTCCAGACAACTCGATCTCGATTTTTGCTATGAAGCTCCGAACATTGGAACTTTCCGTGCCAACATCTTGAAGCAACGCAACGGCATCGATGCAGTTTTTAGAATTATCCCTACCACGATTCGTCCTTTGGAAGAACTCGGACTTCCGCGTATTGTAAAAGACCTGACTCACCTTCACCACGGACTGATTCTTGTTACCGGCTCAGCCGGAAACGGTAAATCGACCACCCTTGCGGCCATGATTGATTACATCAACAGCAAGCGCCGGCTTCACATCGTGACGATTGAGGACCCGATTGAATTTGTGCATTCATCGAAGTTGGCGAACGTAAGCCAGAGAGAAGTAAAGCTGCATACAGAAGACTTTTCAACTGCATTGCGGGCGTCTTTACGGGAAGATCCGGATGTTATTTTGATCGGCGAGCTTCGTGACCTGGAAACCATATCGCTGGCAATCACGGCAGCTGAAACAGGCCATCTGGTTTTTGGCACGCTTCACACACGGACCGCCGCGAAAACGGTCGATCGTCTCATTGATGTTTATCCGGCGAACCAGCAGAACCAGATTCGAACACAACTTGCGGATGCCATCCGCGGAGTCATCAGTCAGCAGCTCATTCCGCGTGCTGATGGTAAAGGAAGGGTGATGGCCTATGAAGTCCTTGTCGCTACTCCCGCCGTTGCCAGTTTGATTCGTGAGGGAAAGACTTTCCAGATTCCAACTCTAATGCAGATCGGAGCGAAAGAAGGGATGTGCATGATGGACCAATGTCTCGCCCGTTTGCTGGCCGAGAAAGTGATCACAGAGGAAGAAGCCCTGTATAGAGCAGAGAACAAAAAACTGGTTCTCCCTGCCCAAAAGGGAACTAACGGAGGGAAGAATGGCTGA